In Triticum aestivum cultivar Chinese Spring chromosome 5B, IWGSC CS RefSeq v2.1, whole genome shotgun sequence, the following proteins share a genomic window:
- the LOC123116106 gene encoding uncharacterized protein isoform X2: MIHGKVMKHMVNKFRPLIREGLVYMISNFKVMSAMNFRPVDSEKVLNFLHTTKIQEIKGQKNIKIAEQSFTFCTVEVLYTRDSQKIYLSDVIGIASYIGHIEETQTTHEISKIRDIVLRTEDQKINIRLWGNKVGQIDEDSLGRVVIITSTTVRKLKEYSLSSTGATRVYINLDIPETNELQTRYCLQDDMVEEIEPEAHLQGTIQEQMLYNRRTLKEITEITYESEKQEKFYTAEAMIKSINTSDEWYYIGCRKCNKNVQKQGNHFYSLKCEKEPEKICPRYKLKLEICDLSATTTCAMFEAEAKKLIKQSASVLIERDDCDIHEQTKQIQKICGQRLIFQFRLNDYNLKYGYQEYTIHRIFFVDSEKDTSVNHSNVEQMEDDKPILIDTKKTRRTRNTRHVVHSDEESENLDSQEKDEFISVVDKESKKKGIQKDSHEQADKLSVMKTIKQEPEDGEPTINRTKRGRRSSTTHVVHLDEEPKTEGSQEIMKSKSMEAGPKRKRAVTRKCVGINSKQVKNDHEEESEQAGTEEHNDSRPRTRRSCVNKELMNKDIQKCGVSRTRKSNH, encoded by the exons ATGATACATGGCAAGGTAATGAAGCATATGGTTAACAAGTTCAGACCATTGATCCGAGAAGGTTTAGTCTACATGATATCAAATTTTAAGGTTATGTCTGCAATGAATTTCCGCCCAGTTGATAGCGAAAAGGTTCTAAATTTCTTGCACACGACAAAAATTCAAGAGATAAAAGGTCAAAAAAATATCAAAATAGCAGAACAAAGCTTCACGTTTTGTACTGTTGAAGTTCTTTACACAAGAGACAGCCAAAAGATTTACTTATCTG ATGTCATTGGCATAGCAAGTTACATAGGACATATTGAAGAAACACAGACAACCCACGAGATTTCAAAGATTCGAGATATTGTGCTTCGGACTGA GGATCAAAAAATTAATATTAGACTATGGGGTAATAAGGTTGGTCAAATTGATGAAGATTCTTTGGGGCGTGTGGTCATCATAACATCAACTACTGTTAGAAAACTCAAAG AGTACTCGCTGTCATCTACAGGTGCGACCAGAGTTTACATCAATTTGGATATCCCTGAAACAAATGAGCTTCAAACGAG GTATTGCTTGCAAGATGATATGGTAGAAGAAATAGAGCCAGAAGCCCATTTGCAAGGCACAATTCAAGAACAGATGCTCTATAACAGAAGAACCCTAAAAGAAATAACTGAAATTACATATGAATCTGAAAAACAG GAAAAGTTCTATACTGCAGAAGCAATGATTAAGTCAATTAATACATCAGATGAGTGGTACTACATAGGATGCCGTAAATGCAACAAAAATGTACAGAAACAAGGGAACCACTTCTACAGTCTGAAATGTGAAAAAGAACCTGAGAAGATATGTCCAAG GTACAAACTGAAACTAGAGATATGTGATCTGAGTGCAACAACAACTTGCGCCATGTTTGAGGCAGAAGCAAAAAAATTGATTAAGCAATCTGCAAGTGTTTTGATAGAGAGGGATGATTGTGATATCCATGAGCagacaaaacaaatccagaaaataTGTGGGCAGAGATTGATTTTTCAATTCAGATTGAATGACTATAATTTGAAGTACGGTTATCAAGAATACACTATTCATAGAATCTTTTTCGTAGATTCTGAAAAAGATACATCAGTAAATCATTCAAATGTTGAGCAG ATGGAGGATGATAAACCCATTCTAATAGACACTAAAAAGACTAGGAGGACTAGGAACACACGTCATGTTGTACATTCTGATGAAGAATCAGAAAATCTGGATAGTCAAGAGAAAGATGAATTCATATCTGTTGTTGATAAGGAATCTAAGAAAAAGGGAATTCAAAAAGATAGCCAT GAGCAAGCGGACAAGTTATCAGTTATGAAAACTATAAAGCAAGAACCAGAGGATGGTGAACCCACTATTAACCGGACTAAAAGGGGTAGGAGAAGTAGCACAACTCATGTTGTACACCTTGATGAAGAACCAAAAACTGAAGGTAGTCAGGAAATAATGAAATCAAAATCTATGGAAGCAGGCCCCAAGAGGAAACGCGCCGTAACTCGCAAATGTGTTGGTATTAATAGCAAACAAGTAAAGAATGACCATGAAGAAGAATCAGAACAGGCAGGTACTGAGGAGCACAATGATTCAAGGCCTAGGACAAGGCGTAGTTGTGTCAATAAAGAATTGATGAACAAAGACATTCAGAAGTGTGGTGTATCAAGAACTCGAAAGTCAAATCACTGA
- the LOC123116106 gene encoding uncharacterized protein isoform X1, translating into MILLDEEGTMIHGKVMKHMVNKFRPLIREGLVYMISNFKVMSAMNFRPVDSEKVLNFLHTTKIQEIKGQKNIKIAEQSFTFCTVEVLYTRDSQKIYLSDVIGIASYIGHIEETQTTHEISKIRDIVLRTEDQKINIRLWGNKVGQIDEDSLGRVVIITSTTVRKLKEYSLSSTGATRVYINLDIPETNELQTRYCLQDDMVEEIEPEAHLQGTIQEQMLYNRRTLKEITEITYESEKQEKFYTAEAMIKSINTSDEWYYIGCRKCNKNVQKQGNHFYSLKCEKEPEKICPRYKLKLEICDLSATTTCAMFEAEAKKLIKQSASVLIERDDCDIHEQTKQIQKICGQRLIFQFRLNDYNLKYGYQEYTIHRIFFVDSEKDTSVNHSNVEQMEDDKPILIDTKKTRRTRNTRHVVHSDEESENLDSQEKDEFISVVDKESKKKGIQKDSHEQADKLSVMKTIKQEPEDGEPTINRTKRGRRSSTTHVVHLDEEPKTEGSQEIMKSKSMEAGPKRKRAVTRKCVGINSKQVKNDHEEESEQAGTEEHNDSRPRTRRSCVNKELMNKDIQKCGVSRTRKSNH; encoded by the exons ATGATACTACTTGATGAAGAG GGTACTATGATACATGGCAAGGTAATGAAGCATATGGTTAACAAGTTCAGACCATTGATCCGAGAAGGTTTAGTCTACATGATATCAAATTTTAAGGTTATGTCTGCAATGAATTTCCGCCCAGTTGATAGCGAAAAGGTTCTAAATTTCTTGCACACGACAAAAATTCAAGAGATAAAAGGTCAAAAAAATATCAAAATAGCAGAACAAAGCTTCACGTTTTGTACTGTTGAAGTTCTTTACACAAGAGACAGCCAAAAGATTTACTTATCTG ATGTCATTGGCATAGCAAGTTACATAGGACATATTGAAGAAACACAGACAACCCACGAGATTTCAAAGATTCGAGATATTGTGCTTCGGACTGA GGATCAAAAAATTAATATTAGACTATGGGGTAATAAGGTTGGTCAAATTGATGAAGATTCTTTGGGGCGTGTGGTCATCATAACATCAACTACTGTTAGAAAACTCAAAG AGTACTCGCTGTCATCTACAGGTGCGACCAGAGTTTACATCAATTTGGATATCCCTGAAACAAATGAGCTTCAAACGAG GTATTGCTTGCAAGATGATATGGTAGAAGAAATAGAGCCAGAAGCCCATTTGCAAGGCACAATTCAAGAACAGATGCTCTATAACAGAAGAACCCTAAAAGAAATAACTGAAATTACATATGAATCTGAAAAACAG GAAAAGTTCTATACTGCAGAAGCAATGATTAAGTCAATTAATACATCAGATGAGTGGTACTACATAGGATGCCGTAAATGCAACAAAAATGTACAGAAACAAGGGAACCACTTCTACAGTCTGAAATGTGAAAAAGAACCTGAGAAGATATGTCCAAG GTACAAACTGAAACTAGAGATATGTGATCTGAGTGCAACAACAACTTGCGCCATGTTTGAGGCAGAAGCAAAAAAATTGATTAAGCAATCTGCAAGTGTTTTGATAGAGAGGGATGATTGTGATATCCATGAGCagacaaaacaaatccagaaaataTGTGGGCAGAGATTGATTTTTCAATTCAGATTGAATGACTATAATTTGAAGTACGGTTATCAAGAATACACTATTCATAGAATCTTTTTCGTAGATTCTGAAAAAGATACATCAGTAAATCATTCAAATGTTGAGCAG ATGGAGGATGATAAACCCATTCTAATAGACACTAAAAAGACTAGGAGGACTAGGAACACACGTCATGTTGTACATTCTGATGAAGAATCAGAAAATCTGGATAGTCAAGAGAAAGATGAATTCATATCTGTTGTTGATAAGGAATCTAAGAAAAAGGGAATTCAAAAAGATAGCCAT GAGCAAGCGGACAAGTTATCAGTTATGAAAACTATAAAGCAAGAACCAGAGGATGGTGAACCCACTATTAACCGGACTAAAAGGGGTAGGAGAAGTAGCACAACTCATGTTGTACACCTTGATGAAGAACCAAAAACTGAAGGTAGTCAGGAAATAATGAAATCAAAATCTATGGAAGCAGGCCCCAAGAGGAAACGCGCCGTAACTCGCAAATGTGTTGGTATTAATAGCAAACAAGTAAAGAATGACCATGAAGAAGAATCAGAACAGGCAGGTACTGAGGAGCACAATGATTCAAGGCCTAGGACAAGGCGTAGTTGTGTCAATAAAGAATTGATGAACAAAGACATTCAGAAGTGTGGTGTATCAAGAACTCGAAAGTCAAATCACTGA